In Colias croceus chromosome 8, ilColCroc2.1, a genomic segment contains:
- the LOC123693982 gene encoding protein turtle isoform X4, producing MGWRAEQTPHIAAGLLLLLLVYLPVTCHQDHQDAVHITAILGESVVFNCQVDFPEDIPVPYVLQWEKKVGETGQDIPIYIWYESYPTHSGEGYEGRVSRVAPDSPYGAASLNLTNIRESDQGWYECKVVFLNRSPNQHKNGTWFHLDVHAPPRFSITPEEIIYVNLGDAIILNCQAEGTPTPEILWYKDANPVEPSGTVGIFNDGTELRISNIRHEDIGDYTCIARNGEGQVSHTARVIIAGGAVITMPPTNQTKLEGEKVQFSCEAKALPGNVTVKWFREGAPVAEVAALETRVTIRRDGALVINPVAADDSGQYLCEVSNGIGDPQSASAYLNVEYPAKVTFTPTVQYLPFRLAGVVQCYIKANPPLQYVTWTKDKRLLEPYQTKDIVIMNNGSLLFTRVNQNHQGRYTCTPYNAQGTQGSSGPMEVLVRKPPVFTVEPEPLYQRKVGESVEMHCEAQEAEGTQRPSVVWRRRDGLPLQKSRVRALGGNITIDTLRRQDFGIYQCVASNEVATIVADTQLVIEGTQPHAPYNVSGTATEFQVTLRWQPGYAGGPDYKQDYTIWYREAGFSEWTKVPVTPSGATSVTINRLQPGTTYEFQVNSKNTIGEGMMSKAITIRTLDVGAKPKVAPTTAGPVDEKIFQNAPEGSGPKSGPPRNLTVTEVHNGFLITWQAPLERSHLVQYYTIKYRTDAQWKTLNRGQIRPEETSYLVKNLVGGRTYYFRVLANSATSYESSDEVRFSVPARVKHKAITAGVVGGILFFIVAIILSVCAVKICNKRKRRKQEKAYNMVAARLTDLRAADSTQVPFKKKSDLEKAEYRV from the exons GGACAGGATATACCGATCTACATCTGGTACGAGAGCTATCCAACGCACAGCGGAGAGGGTTATGAGGGCAGAGTGTCGCGGGTCGCTCCAGACTCGCCGTACGGCGCGGCTAGCCTCAACCTCACTAATATACGAGAGTCAGATCAG GGATGGTACGAGTGTAAGGTGGTGTTCCTCAATCGGTCACCGAATCAACACAAGAACGGCACGTGGTTCCACTTGGACGTGCACGCTCCACCTCGCTTCTCCATCACGCCGGAAGAGATTATATACGTTAATTTAG GAGATGCCATCATACTCAACTGCCAAGCAGAGGGCACACCAACGCCAGAGATTCTGTGGTACAAGGACGCGAATCCCGTGGAGCCATCTGGCACAGTGGGCATCTTCAACGATGGAACCGAACTGCGCATCAGCAACATACGGCACGAAGACATCGGCGACTACACGTGCATCGCGCGCAACGGGGAGGGCCAGGTGTCGCACACCGCTCGCGTCATCATCGCTGGTGGAGCTGTCATCACT ATGCCACCAACAAACCAGACAAAGTTAGAGGGCGAGAAGGTCCAATTCTCGTGCGAAGCCAAGGCCCTACCCGGAAATGTTACAGTGAAATGGTTTCGCGAAGGCGCCCCGGTTGCTGAGGTAGCCGCATTGGAGACACGGGTTACAATACGAAGAGATGGCGCTTTAGTTATCAACCCTGTAGCTGCTGATGATTCCGGTCAATATCTATGTGAAGTGTCGAATGGTATCGGAGACCCGCAGAGCGCTTCAGCTTATTTGAATGTAGAAT aTCCAGCAAAAGTGACATTTACACCGACGGTACAATACCTACCATTTCGCTTGGCTGGAGTAGTGCAGTGCTATATAAAGGCGAACCCACCCCTGCAATACGTCACGTGGACGAAGGACAAAAGACTTCTAGAGCCATATCAGACGAAGGACATTGTGATCATGAACAACGGATCCCTACTGTTCACTAGAGTCAATCAGAACCACCAGGGGAGATATACCTGCACACCGTACAATGCGCAAGGCACTCAGGGATCTTCAG GACCTATGGAAGTGCTAGTTAGAAAACCGCCAGTATTCACTGTAGAACCGGAGCCTTTGTACCAAAGaaag GTGGGGGAATCAGTAGAGATGCACTGCGAGGCGCAAGAAGCGGAGGGCACGCAGCGGCCGAGCGTGGTGTGGCGGCGGCGGGACGGGCTGCCGCTGCAGAAGAGCCGCGTGCGCGCGCTCGGCGGGAACATCACCATCGACACGCTGCGGCGGCAGGACTTCGGGATCTATCAGTGCGTCGCGTCCAATGAG GTGGCAACAATAGTAGCAGACACGCAGCTAGTGATCGAAGGCACGCAACCGCACGCGCCATACAACGTATCTGGCACGGCCACGGAGTTCCAAGTGACGTTGCGCTGGCAACCCGGCTACGCGGGCGGCCCGGACTACAAGCAGGACTACACCATCTGGTATAGAGAGGCTGGCTTCTCCGAGTGGACCAAAGTGCCCGTCACGCCGTCTGGAGCTACTTCT GTCACAATAAACAGGCTTCAACCAGGGACCACTTACGAATTCCAAGTCAACAGTAAGAATACAATAGGAGAAGGAATGATGAGCAAAGCAATTACAATAAGGACCCTTG ATGTAGGCGCAAAACCAAAGGTGGCTCCGACGACCGCGGGACCCGTAGACGAAAAGATCTTTCAGAATGCTCCTGAGGGATCGG GTCCAAAGTCGGGTCCGCCCCGCAACCTGACGGTGACGGAGGTGCACAACGGGTTCCTGATCACGTGGCAAGCGCCGCTGGAGCGCTCCCACCTCGTGCAGTACTACACTATCAAGTACCGCACCGACGCGCAGTGGAAGACGCTCAACAGAGGCCAGATACGACCGGAGGAAACCAGCTATCTCG TGAAAAACTTAGTTGGTGGGCGCACGTATTACTTCCGCGTGCTAGCGAACTCGGCGACGAGCTACGAGAGTTCGGACGAAGTGAGATTCTCTGTGCCAGCGCGCGTGAAGCACAAAGCGATCACGGCCGGCGTCGTCGGCgggatattgttttttatcgTCGCCATCATTCTGTCCGTGTGCGCTGTGAAGATTTGCAATAAACGTAAACGACGCAAACAGGAGAAAG CATACAACATGGTAGCCGCGCGACTCACTGACCTCCGCGCCGCAGACAGCACTCAAGTGCCTTTTAAAAA GAAATCAG ATTTAGAGAAAGCGGAATATCGAGTGTAG
- the LOC123693982 gene encoding protein turtle isoform X5, which translates to MGWRAEQTPHIAAGLLLLLLVYLPVTCHQDHQDAVHITAILGESVVFNCQVDFPEDIPVPYVLQWEKKVGETGQDIPIYIWYESYPTHSGEGYEGRVSRVAPDSPYGAASLNLTNIRESDQGWYECKVVFLNRSPNQHKNGTWFHLDVHAPPRFSITPEEIIYVNLGDAIILNCQAEGTPTPEILWYKDANPVEPSGTVGIFNDGTELRISNIRHEDIGDYTCIARNGEGQVSHTARVIIAGGAVITMPPTNQTKLEGEKVQFSCEAKALPGNVTVKWFREGAPVAEVAALETRVTIRRDGALVINPVAADDSGQYLCEVSNGIGDPQSASAYLNVEYPAKVTFTPTVQYLPFRLAGVVQCYIKANPPLQYVTWTKDKRLLEPYQTKDIVIMNNGSLLFTRVNQNHQGRYTCTPYNAQGTQGSSGPMEVLVRKPPVFTVEPEPLYQRKVGESVEMHCEAQEAEGTQRPSVVWRRRDGLPLQKSRVRALGGNITIDTLRRQDFGIYQCVASNEVATIVADTQLVIEGTQPHAPYNVSGTATEFQVTLRWQPGYAGGPDYKQDYTIWYREAGFSEWTKVPVTPSGATSVTINRLQPGTTYEFQVNSKNTIGEGMMSKAITIRTLDVGAKPKVAPTTAGPVDEKIFQNAPEGSGPKSGPPRNLTVTEVHNGFLITWQAPLERSHLVQYYTIKYRTDAQWKTLNRGQIRPEETSYLVKNLVGGRTYYFRVLANSATSYESSDEVRFSVPARVKHKAITAGVVGGILFFIVAIILSVCAVKICNKRKRRKQEKG; encoded by the exons GGACAGGATATACCGATCTACATCTGGTACGAGAGCTATCCAACGCACAGCGGAGAGGGTTATGAGGGCAGAGTGTCGCGGGTCGCTCCAGACTCGCCGTACGGCGCGGCTAGCCTCAACCTCACTAATATACGAGAGTCAGATCAG GGATGGTACGAGTGTAAGGTGGTGTTCCTCAATCGGTCACCGAATCAACACAAGAACGGCACGTGGTTCCACTTGGACGTGCACGCTCCACCTCGCTTCTCCATCACGCCGGAAGAGATTATATACGTTAATTTAG GAGATGCCATCATACTCAACTGCCAAGCAGAGGGCACACCAACGCCAGAGATTCTGTGGTACAAGGACGCGAATCCCGTGGAGCCATCTGGCACAGTGGGCATCTTCAACGATGGAACCGAACTGCGCATCAGCAACATACGGCACGAAGACATCGGCGACTACACGTGCATCGCGCGCAACGGGGAGGGCCAGGTGTCGCACACCGCTCGCGTCATCATCGCTGGTGGAGCTGTCATCACT ATGCCACCAACAAACCAGACAAAGTTAGAGGGCGAGAAGGTCCAATTCTCGTGCGAAGCCAAGGCCCTACCCGGAAATGTTACAGTGAAATGGTTTCGCGAAGGCGCCCCGGTTGCTGAGGTAGCCGCATTGGAGACACGGGTTACAATACGAAGAGATGGCGCTTTAGTTATCAACCCTGTAGCTGCTGATGATTCCGGTCAATATCTATGTGAAGTGTCGAATGGTATCGGAGACCCGCAGAGCGCTTCAGCTTATTTGAATGTAGAAT aTCCAGCAAAAGTGACATTTACACCGACGGTACAATACCTACCATTTCGCTTGGCTGGAGTAGTGCAGTGCTATATAAAGGCGAACCCACCCCTGCAATACGTCACGTGGACGAAGGACAAAAGACTTCTAGAGCCATATCAGACGAAGGACATTGTGATCATGAACAACGGATCCCTACTGTTCACTAGAGTCAATCAGAACCACCAGGGGAGATATACCTGCACACCGTACAATGCGCAAGGCACTCAGGGATCTTCAG GACCTATGGAAGTGCTAGTTAGAAAACCGCCAGTATTCACTGTAGAACCGGAGCCTTTGTACCAAAGaaag GTGGGGGAATCAGTAGAGATGCACTGCGAGGCGCAAGAAGCGGAGGGCACGCAGCGGCCGAGCGTGGTGTGGCGGCGGCGGGACGGGCTGCCGCTGCAGAAGAGCCGCGTGCGCGCGCTCGGCGGGAACATCACCATCGACACGCTGCGGCGGCAGGACTTCGGGATCTATCAGTGCGTCGCGTCCAATGAG GTGGCAACAATAGTAGCAGACACGCAGCTAGTGATCGAAGGCACGCAACCGCACGCGCCATACAACGTATCTGGCACGGCCACGGAGTTCCAAGTGACGTTGCGCTGGCAACCCGGCTACGCGGGCGGCCCGGACTACAAGCAGGACTACACCATCTGGTATAGAGAGGCTGGCTTCTCCGAGTGGACCAAAGTGCCCGTCACGCCGTCTGGAGCTACTTCT GTCACAATAAACAGGCTTCAACCAGGGACCACTTACGAATTCCAAGTCAACAGTAAGAATACAATAGGAGAAGGAATGATGAGCAAAGCAATTACAATAAGGACCCTTG ATGTAGGCGCAAAACCAAAGGTGGCTCCGACGACCGCGGGACCCGTAGACGAAAAGATCTTTCAGAATGCTCCTGAGGGATCGG GTCCAAAGTCGGGTCCGCCCCGCAACCTGACGGTGACGGAGGTGCACAACGGGTTCCTGATCACGTGGCAAGCGCCGCTGGAGCGCTCCCACCTCGTGCAGTACTACACTATCAAGTACCGCACCGACGCGCAGTGGAAGACGCTCAACAGAGGCCAGATACGACCGGAGGAAACCAGCTATCTCG TGAAAAACTTAGTTGGTGGGCGCACGTATTACTTCCGCGTGCTAGCGAACTCGGCGACGAGCTACGAGAGTTCGGACGAAGTGAGATTCTCTGTGCCAGCGCGCGTGAAGCACAAAGCGATCACGGCCGGCGTCGTCGGCgggatattgttttttatcgTCGCCATCATTCTGTCCGTGTGCGCTGTGAAGATTTGCAATAAACGTAAACGACGCAAACAGGAGAAAGGTTAG